The window GTATGATTCACGTTTCTTTTTATCAGATACTGAATAATCATTACGTTCATAAATACGCTTTGATAATTGATCTTCAGAACTAGTAATTAAACAAATAATAAATGAATTATCATACTGAGCTTTTATCTCTTTCGCTCCTTCAGGCGAAACGATAATTACTACATCGTTTCCGCTGATAAGGGTATTTTCTAATAATCTTCGTTGTGTCCCATACCAATGGTTGAAATGCTGGCCAAATATTAAAAAGTCTCCATTCTGTTGCATTTTTTCAAAAGTATCTTTGGAAACAAAGATTGAGTCGACTCCTTCTATTTCGCCCGGTCGTTTATTGCGTGTCTTTACAGTTGGTACTAATTTTAAAAAAGGAATATGCTTTGCCATTTGTCTTGACAACGTTGTCTTTCCTACCGATGATGGGCCAGTGATAATGAAAATGAAATTTTCATTATTATGTATATCAAAGGAGTATTGCTTGGCATTACCATCTCGAATATTATTTTGAGATTTGCCAGGATACTCCGGTTGATCATGGGGGCAAAAAACTGCTCCACGTCCACTAACTTTGATTTTTTCAAGTATTGTTCCACATCGAAAGCAAGGCTGCCCTGCGCGTTGATATACCCTTAAAAAGTTCTGATATTGTCCAGTGCTCCCATCAGGTGTACGATAATCAGAGAATGTAGTGCCTCGATGCTTTAATGCTTCCCGAACTACATAATAAATCGCGAAATACAATGCTTGTGCTTCTGAATTATTAAGACTCTTTGATTGCCTTTTAGGATGTATACCAGAATAGTACAAAACCTCATTCACATATATATTGCCTAAGCCCGAAATGGCTTTTTGATCCAATAACCTTGAATGTATTGCACGTCGTGAAGACAAAACTTCCTTAAAGGCGTTTTCAGTAAAATCTTCAGAAAAAACATCAACTCCTAACTTAGTAAAACGGCTATCGTCTTTTACATTGTTATCCATTATTGTTGCTAGTTTTACCCATGTGCTCTTATCAGCTAAGCAAAGTTCAGAACCATCATCAAATTGAATAACTACTCGTAAATACTTAGGCCTACTGTCTTCATCTTGATTATTTTTATATATTAGCTGTCCAGTCATTAATAAATGAATAACTATATGAATACCGGAATCTACAAAAATATCAATATATTTACCCCTTCTAACAACTTCCAAAACTTTATAATGTTCAACTAAGTCTAAAAACTCTTTTTTACTATTCCCATCAATAATATCTTCTGTGTTTTCCGAGAATATTACATTAGTCACAGTTGTG is drawn from Chitinivibrionales bacterium and contains these coding sequences:
- the mutM gene encoding DNA-formamidopyrimidine glycosylase yields the protein MVFNITSSQNMEEEMPEAPEVQTIVNGLKSVIVNTTVTNVIFSENTEDIIDGNSKKEFLDLVEHYKVLEVVRRGKYIDIFVDSGIHIVIHLLMTGQLIYKNNQDEDSRPKYLRVVIQFDDGSELCLADKSTWVKLATIMDNNVKDDSRFTKLGVDVFSEDFTENAFKEVLSSRRAIHSRLLDQKAISGLGNIYVNEVLYYSGIHPKRQSKSLNNSEAQALYFAIYYVVREALKHRGTTFSDYRTPDGSTGQYQNFLRVYQRAGQPCFRCGTILEKIKVSGRGAVFCPHDQPEYPGKSQNNIRDGNAKQYSFDIHNNENFIFIITGPSSVGKTTLSRQMAKHIPFLKLVPTVKTRNKRPGEIEGVDSIFVSKDTFEKMQQNGDFLIFGQHFNHWYGTQRRLLENTLISGNDVVIIVSPEGAKEIKAQYDNSFIICLITSSEDQLSKRIYERNDYSVSDKKKRESYKKGELDQSSYCDHVITTINELQTLHEAFKYVYKIRCATY